ttataaactccgagttttgtaagttctctagacctttaaactctgcttctggaaagttcctcaacttctacaactttgcattccttcttctcactctttctgaaatttcgatcgatcgaatccaaTAACATCTCTCCTGCTATCTGATGCTAAACACCCATATATCTAACATCAAATCACATCCACATCAAtcatattctattcataggaggcaatacctctcctagaaactttatttcaaaaagcatattattcttaatatcttttgtctgacatcgatagcaaagccaaccgatgtatcctatatccctgacatcgatagcaaagccaaccgatgtatcctatctgtctgacatcgatagcaaagccaaccgatgtatctcatacgtctgacatcgatagcaaagccaaccgatgtatcggatatgtctgacatcgatagcaaagccaaccgatgtatccgattcaattcatacaaatcaatctcatatcatgcaagcacatcttatcgaaaacaaaattatacgtatatttatctcgtatatacgtgtcacaagaaacaagtaagcatttcacaaatcaacttatcatacttatctcaaatcaaatcacactaacgacttggatcagacaaaccccaactctatagctgcagtagttcctaggttactcaaCCGACAAACACAttttagcagaggtaactggaccaactgctctgataccacaattgtcacgacccaaattattgagccgagaccggcgctagggaatgggagtggtagctccgaaacccgtagcaagcctaaaaccactattaatttttcgcatttaaaattataatatcatatataaacctttttagaaaactcttttacataatataattgtaaatattaaaatatcatattacagtttacattcaaatgtctatctaatactgacatctactgactactgcagctctaggaactcatgcttgtgcaagtccaatgacttctggcacaatggagatggtttgtctgattcgactctgcttacctgcaaacatcagagtgaggagtcagtatttgggaaaatactgagtgagtttgcaagttacttatagtattatcaaaatatagcgttacACGctgaatacatatataaatttatgatataagaaaacattattaatttcaaaagtgtgagtccaactcactagatacggggacttccagactacaccgtagccgagtgctcactcgtatcgaaatcataaagtgtgagtccaactcactggtggcccagccactggtgggcccagcccactagatacggggacttccagactacaccgtagccgaattcactctcgtatcgaaatcataacatATCATGcataattatattatcttaCTTCTTAATTACAAAGTCagacactctagactgactcactaatgatcacacagcctattgacacccaataggtagttggtctctttggACTGCACCTTAGACATTCATCTTCCAACAATGAATACAAGAACGTACATATAATCAAACTCATCAAACACAATATCTTATATgaacaaatcatatagatacaatgtatataataataatattcgtaatatatgaaaataacttttataataataatacgcgaaagtaaattgccactcacagtgaccgctatccaaaactgcattattataatcccgcaagcgtaagctccatgcattgtccaatcacgtaaccactccggcccaatggcttggtagctcgtcTATACGTccgttacttagtcgagttacctgtacgtttaatccataaacgtaggcttaatatcaaaaccctaagttataaacttaggttatcacGATCGTATCTCAAATACGACTCTCAACTTTCTCTTAATCACAcctctcttttaaacgtcctagtttatgtTTGGATATTCAATCAAATCGTGATTGTTTATGCGACTGGAAACTGTCTGAAATCAAGTTTCCGCGTCGAGTCAGGGCCCAGAAGGCCCGATTCGAAAATCCCCCTTTGGCGAAGGACtccacgttcgtgcagcagagtactgcacgttcgtgcagtacgctgcacgttcgtgcagtacgatGCACGTTCTTGTGCtccacgttcgtgcagtctgccacacgaacgtgtactgcacgttcgtgcagtatgctacacgaacgtgtgctgcacgttcgtgcagcatactacacgaacgtgcagcacacggctgccgatgtgcagccccggggttcattccccgggccatttccgacgtgcttaaacgtccaaagtcgattctaacatgatttccattaataaccacttcaaatttcatcaaaaacgccaaaagaaacgcgattacgatccgtttaattcgttaaaacgaaataactcttatttatcaattctcataataaaaacgtcaagcttacctcgatttgaagcttagcgatgatagagaatcgaattctgaacgaatcgatataaagaactcgcgatttgagcgagaaacggcgaaacggcggcggaacgtaTCGATCGCCATTTTCCTTCTGCTCCTTCCCCTTTCatctggaatcatctgattccttaccaattcatatatacataattggctaattttccattttgatcctttatttctttaacttaaaccaattctcttttaaactttctaatttaaccaaacggttaaattattcttttaactcaattacttacgtattatttatatccaaataaataatactaatccataattattatttcccgtcgataatcttttaattactattctcgagatttatttggctaatttacgttttggcccttgaacttttcaaaagttacaatttagcccaaaacgtatccgcgtccaaattttaaaaggtctctgattgacccgaaacttttaccacatatactataaaacatttcgcggaccttggcgaaataacttccattttaagtcgtagtggctaaattaccactttagtccatgtaccttatttcgagcttttcttaacattttttccttctaattccaattctaacttcagaattgaaatataatattaaattcctcgcaataatctttttttttttcaaaaccgtcctgctaaaattttatacttatcttaatttctcggaaatccttccgatatcgttactccggcgatgcaacactggacacgtggtctaaattaaatatttagatattttggggtattacaaatatGGAGCAATTCATTTGATAAATTTGAAGATTCTTTTCAacttaaaaatacatatataatttctaATGGTTCcgtgaaaaatattaattcaatatattttcatattCATGAAAATTCTGAATtggattttaatttgaatacaATAGtttcagaagaagaagatgttgataaaaaaattaactttttatatattatctTATAATTTCTCTTCTTTTAGTGAAGTATAtgaaaatgcaaaaattaaaaaagaaggaGAAGGCAGGAATATCACAAAAgaagatatataaaaaaaatggtatGTTTATTTTAAgctgaaattaattttaatctaatatatagtattttttattttttttctatttttgtttaacttttaaattttatttttagattttagattttttagcaattgtatTTCAAGTAAAGCCTATATTCAATACAACCAATGGTGGATATAAAAGAAGCATCACTATAATAACTGCaaagtaattattttcattcgtattttttatcttaaaactgaattaagatgctaacttttttaatttgaatatttatagattggaaaagttagaattaattttatggGATGACGTAGCTGAGAATGAAGGTACAACAATTGAAGATACATTTAGAATAATGATAACAAACCAATAGTTGCTATATAAAATGTTACAGCTTCTCTTTAAAAAggtaagtttattttttaatttttcttgatatttttacttaatttattattatttagtgtatgtttttataatagtattttataaaaataataggcGATCTTCAATTATGTTCCAATCATATCACAGCCAttcaaattaatccaaacatctTAGAAGCCGATGAATTGCAAGATTTGTAAgtgcaaaataataattaaatatataaattcattAACTATTCAAGAATGCATTAtcaattaacatatttttttattttcagatatAATTATGTTATGTTGGATAATAATGAATTATGTCTATTATCAAATCCAAAAAGAATAAGCAAAGCACCACACGTGACGCTAAAAGAAGTTACGTAAAAAGATTTTGAAGTAAGttcaaataattacaaacaaatTTAATGGACTTTTAATTTATgtggaaattaaattaattcatgattgttaattatttatttgtaggGACTCGAATGTTGCTTTAAAGCAAACATAACAAAAGTGGAAAACAAGTTTTATGGTTTGTATCGAATTTTGTCTAAAATGCACTTATAAAGTTTATTCGTTGAATGTGAAAGATAAATTCCATTGCTTCAAATGTAAAAACAAAGATGCAAAGTTTATTGAAATGTATGTATATTATGATTAAGATTTATATGATTTATaatgtattaaatttatattcttaaattgcttaataatatatttatttttaaatatcaatattaaGTACATGTTAAGATTTGAAGTGCGTGACAATGAATATTCGGCCCTAGTAACCCTATATAAAAACAGTTTTCATTGGATGCTCagtcaataaatttaaaaaaatctatacaTGTATGCTGTAAACTATTCTTATGAACAAGATCTATATGAATTTAAATTCACGATAtcttatgtttattttttaataggaAAAAAAGGAGCAAAGTGAATATTACAAGAAGCTTATTAATCTACAAAAAATAGATAAAGACTTCTATTTTTTTGTGAGATTGAATAAAGAAGATGACAAAAGGGACCAGATTAAAAAATTTGTTGCAATTGATATCTAAGATATACAAGAAGTAAAAGACTCAACAATTATTGAGGAAGACGAGAAAGACGAAGATCCAAGActacataaaaaatcaaaatttaaaatttgaatatttgttacatctctgtttttttatcaatttactgatttatttttattcttaattacTATTTCCAAATCAAGTTCACATTAGATATTATTtgctaatatttattaaattatttatgaaagaaactataaacaaaaataaatgccAAAAGAAATTTATAAACATATTTGCTATACTTTGGCCAACAACTTTAATGGAGTATATTTTCTATCCATCAAGTAATGTGAGATGTGAATCAATGATTTTTTGGCCGTAAGTTGGGACCATCGAATACAGCATACAAATTTAGTGGTCGCCTGGACTATTGCTGTTCAATTACAAGCAATTTGTTTTCTTTATGGTTCTTGTCTTTTACAGTATAAAATGAATCCGAAAGCTTTTCCTTTCCTGCATCCCAAGCATACTTTGAATTAATATGATCATCATTCTTCTAAGCACCGGAAACAAGAGATAATAAGTTGAATCAATTATAAGAAAAACACAGAATGATGATCATatttgaatgtttggttttgtttcaccaCAAGAGATAATAAGTTTAAAATTAGTGAGTTAAAGAattgtatttatttataataaaaaatttaactaatttaacattgatgataaataaaataaattaatataattatgataaatttaattattatataaattgacgagtcaTATTACGAGTTTAcgcacgtaatgcaaaactagtataATAAAATAGAGAGTACTATAGTTTATAAGGAACTAAAAGCCATACCACAAATCTTGTAGTGCCtaaattaggttaaattttgtatgaaaaataagtcaaataaacaTGCGAAAAACAAGCTTTCATAGTTGCCACTAATTCGAAGAGTTGTGAAGAAGATTAATTTCAGCTAAAAACTTATTCCAATTACAACACTTTTGCATTCTTAATAGAGATCCAAACAAAGTTAAACATTCCCTAATCTcgcgttattttttttttcacagcTGGATTAAACTAAATCACAGATCAAAGTATTGCTCTTTTTTTCCGAATACCCTTCCTTCAGCATTCCATTTGTAAGTTTGCTTTCTAATTTTCCCATTAATGTTGTAATTGAATAGCGTATTTCATAATGTTGTTGTTGCTTTCATTAAGTaagattaatttgtttttgggtTGGCAAACTATTGTACTTCTATCAAACCGaatatctaatttaaaattcatatacttattttttgataattcgaAAAGAGGAGCGCTTTGGAAAAATTTAAACCCACGACCTAGATcggcgcttataccatttgggATATAGTTTATTGGTTAAAATTCTTTATACTTAGGCAATCaaacatcaatttttttttccaataacGAAAGGTGATTGTATAAATTTTAGTAATAACTTGTTTAAAAAAACATGTTACTATATTTTTAGtgctaattttatttaatatcgaATATTTACAAGTTTTGTGAGTTATATTATcgccaaactttttaaaattgtcagGATTAGCCTATTTTGGGATATTTGGAACCTTTTCTAGTCATTTAGACTAATCCTGCAtataataacttaaaaaatggctataaaaggTTCTGAATATCCTAATATAAGTTAATCCTGACAAGTTTAAAAAGGTTTAGCTATAACTGAGAAAATCAACAAAGGTTTGGTGAAAAAAAAATAGCCCTTTTTTCTATGAATATGTTACTATTCAATTTTTCCATATCTGGTAAGCAATTTAAGTTTATTACAGAAATTCAATTAATGATATCCCGCTGGAAAAATCGATGTTTGATTACCTAAATGTAAGAATCTGAAATTTCATAATTATGTAACAGTTTGCTAActgcaaaaaaaaagttaactgCTTTGATTTAAGTTTAATcctagttttttttattgtttgaagATTTGATGCAGTGACATTGCTATTTGAATACAAGAAACATGTCTAGTGATCCGTATGAACCAAAAAAGATTCTTATAACTGGTGCAGCTGGTTTTATAGCGTCTCATGTGAGCAATAGGTTGATTAAGAATTACCCTAACTACAAGATCGTTGCCCTAGACAAATTAGACTATTGTTCAAGCCTTAAAAACCTTATTCCATCTCGATCCTCTCCAAATTTCAAGTTCGTAAAGGGTGATATCGCGAGTGCTGATCTCGTAAATCACCTCTTGATAGCCGAAGATATTGATACGATCATGCACTTTGCTGCACAGACACATGTGGATAATTCTTTCGGCAACTCTTTCGAATTCACCACCAACAATATTTACGGTACTCATGTTCTTCTCGAAGCGTGTAAGGTTACAAAAAGAATCAAACGGTTCATTCATGTGAGTACGGATGAAGTTTACGGAGAAACTGACATGGAGACTGACGTGGGAAACGCCGAGGCTTCTCAGCTTCTGCCTACAAATCCTTATTCAGCTACAAAAGCTGGTGCTGAAATGCTTGTGATGGCTTACCATAGATCTTATGGTCTTCCTACAATTACTACTAGAGGTAATAATGTGTACGGACCTAACCAATACCCCGAAAAGCTGATCCCAAAATTTATTCTCCTCGCGATGAAAGGCGAGCAATTGCCGATACATGGAAATGGATCGAATGTGAGAAGCTACTTATATTGCGAAGATGTTGCTGAGGCGTTCGATGTGATTTTACACAAAGGTGGTATAGGGCATGTTTATAATATCGGAACGAAAAAAGAGAGACGAGTTTTGGATGTGGCGGAGGATATATGCAGGCTATCCAGATTAGACTGTAAAAAGTCGATAAATTATGTTCAAGATCGGCCTTTCAATGATCAAAGGTATTTTTTAGATGATGAAAAGTTGAAGAAGCTTGGGTGGCAAGAAATGACTTCTTGGGAGGACGGCTTAAAGAAGACGATGGAATGGTATACCATGAATCCAAATTGGTGGGGTGATGTTGCTACTGCTCTGCATCCGCATCCGCGTATCTTGTCGACGGTTCGTTCCAGTGATGATTCTTGGTTGTTGGACGATGAAAGTGATCACAATATTAATTAGACTTCAGCATAATTGTTGATCAACTGATTAACATTAAATTTGTTCATTTTGAATATGTGCCCAGCTAGAAAATTTCATTCATGCATATGAACAATGGGGgcctatttttgtttttgttttctataATTTATGTAACTTTTTGTTTTTTCGTTTCTTTTATATACTGatcatgttttaattattaggtatatTATGAGATAATTATAGAGATCTTCTAAAGTTTATTTATGCCATTTGATTCATTTCTagtatacaaataaaattaaattctaaataatatttttaatatgtgatAGCTTTTCATTCgccattatatttttattctatttctat
This region of Mercurialis annua linkage group LG1-X, ddMerAnnu1.2, whole genome shotgun sequence genomic DNA includes:
- the LOC126682096 gene encoding trifunctional UDP-glucose 4,6-dehydratase/UDP-4-keto-6-deoxy-D-glucose 3,5-epimerase/UDP-4-keto-L-rhamnose-reductase RHM2-like: MSSDPYEPKKILITGAAGFIASHVSNRLIKNYPNYKIVALDKLDYCSSLKNLIPSRSSPNFKFVKGDIASADLVNHLLIAEDIDTIMHFAAQTHVDNSFGNSFEFTTNNIYGTHVLLEACKVTKRIKRFIHVSTDEVYGETDMETDVGNAEASQLLPTNPYSATKAGAEMLVMAYHRSYGLPTITTRGNNVYGPNQYPEKLIPKFILLAMKGEQLPIHGNGSNVRSYLYCEDVAEAFDVILHKGGIGHVYNIGTKKERRVLDVAEDICRLSRLDCKKSINYVQDRPFNDQRYFLDDEKLKKLGWQEMTSWEDGLKKTMEWYTMNPNWWGDVATALHPHPRILSTVRSSDDSWLLDDESDHNIN